Within the Dechloromonas denitrificans genome, the region ATGAGCAGAGCGTAGCCGAGGTTTAGACAAAGGCTGATTTCATTGGCATGCATGCCGAGAATCGACAGGAAGCCGCGGGCGTTGGCGCCCGAGAGCAGGCTGATCGAGGCGCCGGAGATGATGAAGGCACCGAGCACTGCGCCGGCCAGCATGACGCAGCCAGCCGAGATGATGTGGACGTAACGGGCCGGGTGCCTGGCTTCCTGAATGACGAGGGCCATCAGAAAGGCTGCGAGAATCACGAAGTTCGGCTTGATGAACAGGTCCCGGAAGTAGCCAAAGCCGGAACTGAAGCTGACGAGCTTCATGGTCTCGAAAGCTTGGGGAATCAGATGCACCTTGGTCGTGCCGAGGAGCGCCGCCAGCATGAATGGCAGCAGATAGGCGTAGATCAGCGAAGGTGTCCACGGGATCGAAAGCTTTCCGGCATGGCTGATGGTGTAGCTGAAGATGGTGCCGAGGATGAGCAGATTGATCGGATTCAGCCCTTGTACGCCGAGCAGCTCGCGGGGGATGAAAACGGTTCCGGAGATGTGGATCAGCACGAGGACCAGCACGGTACCAACCCGGTAATCGAGTGCTGTCCAGGCCAGGAAGATGAGGCCTACGATAAAGGCGGGGACAATGATCCCGGCGATGGGTATGGCCATCCCGAAAAAGACGACCATGAAGGCATAGCCGAGGCTCAGCAATATCCAGCGGGCTGGCGGTAAACGCTGAAAAGCTTCTGCAATGAGTTTTTGAGAAGCGATCAGGCTCGCCATGTCGAAATTTCCTGTATTTGCTACAACGCTATTGAGTGAGTAAGTCTTGAATCAAGCAGTTGTCGATTGTTCATTGGCTTAGTCGTTGGCCGATCTGCCGAGTAGTTTCTGGCGCAACTCCGGGGGCGTCGCCTGAAGTAGTTGATTGGCAAATTCGATTTGACGGCTGTAGGCGATTTCGGGGTTGGTTTCAATGCTGGAAACACGAAACAGATAGCCATCGGGAATCAGGCCGGAGAAGGCGTATTTCATCTGGGCCAGCTGGCGGTCCACATAGCTGCGCACGATGCCGTTGCCCATGGTGAACCAGTAGGTGACCGGTTCCGTACGGTATTGATGAACTGCGACCATGCGTGTCACTGGAATCTGAGCGCCGCTGATGGCAATTACGTCGTGCTTCAAGTTGTTGATCTGGAAGCCTTGCGCGGCATAACAAACCTCTTGTCTATGGGCTCGCATCTCCCTTGTTTGCGAAGCCCCATAGGCAACGGAAAGCATGATCCGCTGCCCCTTGCTGTTGACGTAGGTGCGGCTGACGGTCTGGTCGTAAATCTGTTCCAGCGTAGCCCGCTGGGCAGGTGAGGGGTTGATTGGAACAATGCTTTC harbors:
- a CDS encoding O-antigen ligase family protein; protein product: MASLIASQKLIAEAFQRLPPARWILLSLGYAFMVVFFGMAIPIAGIIVPAFIVGLIFLAWTALDYRVGTVLVLVLIHISGTVFIPRELLGVQGLNPINLLILGTIFSYTISHAGKLSIPWTPSLIYAYLLPFMLAALLGTTKVHLIPQAFETMKLVSFSSGFGYFRDLFIKPNFVILAAFLMALVIQEARHPARYVHIISAGCVMLAGAVLGAFIISGASISLLSGANARGFLSILGMHANEISLCLNLGYALLIFSLAGHKGFSRALLFMALIAIAIAVLMTFSRAGIAAFIVINAIFLVRRRQIGTMIVFLMIAAVIGLVFFDPIMERLGTGVETGNRAEISAGRLDKIWLPLLDDFSLTWLFPHGPSAIMWSRPLLNGTMLLAGHTHSAYLGLLYDYGILFGALIVGFLIYLFRQFLHYSKNDPDPGMRHLFEGACVAMLVLALQGISDDRFTPTVAQTPLWCAVGMLIGRGGLRARPKTESLSENLKLHIPSQAT
- the epsI gene encoding exosortase-associated protein EpsI, B-type; this encodes MNKAPALPAFWPWMKSFAILPTAMLIFALMACAALGSIALTPTRHLADSTPKIDIASSIPKTFGDWKIDESIVPINPSPAQRATLEQIYDQTVSRTYVNSKGQRIMLSVAYGASQTREMRAHRQEVCYAAQGFQINNLKHDVIAISGAQIPVTRMVAVHQYRTEPVTYWFTMGNGIVRSYVDRQLAQMKYAFSGLIPDGYLFRVSSIETNPEIAYSRQIEFANQLLQATPPELRQKLLGRSAND